The DNA region CCGGATACCGGAATACGATATTCATTGTGGTGGTGGGCACGGCGCTGAATCTGCTGTTCACCATTCTGGGGGCGTATACATTATCCCGCAAAAGCTTTATGCTCCGCAATCCGATCATGCTGGCGATTGTATTTACGATGTTTTTTAACGGCGGAATCATACCGTCTTATCTGTTGATCAATAACACGCTTCATATGGGCAACAGCCTATGGGCTTTGATTGTACCCGGTTTGATCAGCAGCTATAATCTGATTATTATGCGAACTTCTTTTGCAGAAATCTCGGAAAGTCTGCTAGAATCGGCCCGTATAGACGGGGCGGGAGAGGTGCTCATTCTGTGGCGGATCGTCGTACCATTGTCCATGCCCGTCATTGCGGTGATGATTCTCTTTTACGGCGTCGGTCACTGGAACTCCTGGTTCAGTGCGATCCTGTATATTCGGGACCGGAACCTGTTTCCACTTCAACTGGTGCTACGGGAAATTCTGATTCAGAACAGTACAGATTCGATGACAACAGGAGCGACTGCTATGGACAAAGAGGCCATCGGGGAAAGTGTGAAATACGCAACCGTGATGGTAGCCACCCTGCCTATATTGTTCATCTATCCTTTCCTGCAGAAATACTTTGTTAAAGGTGTTATGATCGGAGCAATCAAGGAATAAATCTGCCTTATACCCTATCCAATAACACAATGTGAGGAGGAGACGCATGAAGAGGAAAAGCATCCTGTTGTCCTGGAGCATTTCTTACATGGTCATTCTGCTCATACCTATAGTGATCGGTG from Paenibacillus sp. JNUCC-31 includes:
- a CDS encoding carbohydrate ABC transporter permease — translated: MRMKRSIGERLFGGANAILMTGLIIVTLYPLLHVLNASLSDSGQLMAHRGLLLFPKGITMESYKLVLSNPNILSGYRNTIFIVVVGTALNLLFTILGAYTLSRKSFMLRNPIMLAIVFTMFFNGGIIPSYLLINNTLHMGNSLWALIVPGLISSYNLIIMRTSFAEISESLLESARIDGAGEVLILWRIVVPLSMPVIAVMILFYGVGHWNSWFSAILYIRDRNLFPLQLVLREILIQNSTDSMTTGATAMDKEAIGESVKYATVMVATLPILFIYPFLQKYFVKGVMIGAIKE